ATTTGAAGCAACAATCTGCACCGCGCATGCTAGCCTGCGGGTGTTTCCTATTGCAGCCTGACCGATGAACAAGAAGAAGTCCGTCACCATCAGCGACATCGCCAAGCGGGTCGGCATGACCACCATCACGGTGTCCCGCGCACTGAGCAAACCCGACCTGGTCAAACCGGCCACCCTGGCGCGCATCCTCGAAGTGGCGCGGGAGATGGACTACGTGCCCAACGCCTTCGCGCGCGGGCTCAAGCGCAGTGAAAGCCTGATCATCGGCGTGATCACCGCGTCGGTGGACAACCCGTTCTACAGCGAAATGATCAAGGCGATTTCCCGCGAGGCCAAACAGCATGGCTACACCATCATGCTGGTGGACACCGATGAGCTGGAAGAGCTGGAAAGCAAGGCCGTGGACACCCTGTTGGGCTACCGCGTGGCGGGGATCATCCTATCGCCGGTCTCGGATGAACCGAGCTATCAGCCCGACTACCTCGAACGCCTGGGCAACGGCAAAACCCCAGTGGTGCTGCTCGATCGCACAATCCACGACAGCCCGTTCAGCCGCGTGGTGCTCGACAACTACCACAGTGGCATCCAGGCCGCGCATTACCTGCTGCGCCAGACCCCGAACCTCAAGCGCTTGCTGGTGCTGACCGGCCCCGAGCACTCACGCATCACCGTCGAACGGCTCAAGGGCCTGCTCGAAGTGCTGGCCGAGCACCCGCAGGTGCAGGTCGAAGTGCAGGCCGGCGACTACACGCTGATGCCGTCCTACCTGCACACCCTCGACTACCTGGCCGAACACTCGGCGCCGGACGCGATCATGGGCTTCAACCAGTTGATCACCCTCGGCGCTCTACGCGCACTGCGCATGCACAACATCGCCCATGACAGCCTGACCATCTGCGGCATCGACCGCCTGCCCTTCGCCGACATTTTCGGCGTGCCCATCGCCTGCGTGGCCCACGATGCGTCCCTGGCCGGCAGCAGCGCGGTGCGCCTGTTGCTCGACCGCCTGGAAGACCCGTTCAAGCCACGGGACAAAGTGGTGATCGCCGGTCAGTTGGAAAACGGTTAGCGGCTGGTGTAGCCGCCGTCGATGGGCAAGCTGACGCCGCTGATCATGCTGGCGGCGCGACTCAGCAGGAACAGCACCGGTAATGCCACTTCCACCGTTTCGGCAAAGCGCCCCAGGGGGATCGCCGCCAGCGCCGGGTCGCGCT
The genomic region above belongs to Pseudomonas azotoformans and contains:
- a CDS encoding LacI family DNA-binding transcriptional regulator, producing MNKKKSVTISDIAKRVGMTTITVSRALSKPDLVKPATLARILEVAREMDYVPNAFARGLKRSESLIIGVITASVDNPFYSEMIKAISREAKQHGYTIMLVDTDELEELESKAVDTLLGYRVAGIILSPVSDEPSYQPDYLERLGNGKTPVVLLDRTIHDSPFSRVVLDNYHSGIQAAHYLLRQTPNLKRLLVLTGPEHSRITVERLKGLLEVLAEHPQVQVEVQAGDYTLMPSYLHTLDYLAEHSAPDAIMGFNQLITLGALRALRMHNIAHDSLTICGIDRLPFADIFGVPIACVAHDASLAGSSAVRLLLDRLEDPFKPRDKVVIAGQLENG